One Gloeothece verrucosa PCC 7822 DNA window includes the following coding sequences:
- the aroF gene encoding 3-deoxy-7-phosphoheptulonate synthase, which produces MIIVIKSGTPSVEINRLSQEISSVWGITPEIVPGKHKVIIGLIGDTATLDPHRIQELSPCIEQVLKIEKDYKRVSREYRHGQASEVAVPTPNGVVYFGEHHPVVLIAGPCAVESEAAIVSTAKRIKAAGGSLLRGGAYKPRTSPYAFQGHGESALEMLAIAREASGLGIITEVMDTADVSRVAKVADIIQVGARNMQNFSLLKKVGAQDKPVLLKRGPSATIDEWLMAAEYIVAAGNPNVILCERGIRTFDRQYTRNLLDLSAVPVLRSLTHLPIAIDPSHGTGKSQLVPTMAKAAMAVGADSLMIEVHPNPAKALSDGPQSLTPDQFEALSKELEMVGKVLNRWPQPVAALV; this is translated from the coding sequence ATGATTATCGTTATTAAAAGTGGTACACCATCTGTAGAAATTAATCGCCTGAGTCAAGAAATCAGTAGTGTATGGGGAATAACACCGGAAATCGTTCCCGGAAAACATAAAGTCATTATTGGTTTAATTGGTGATACAGCGACTCTCGATCCCCATCGTATTCAAGAACTTAGCCCTTGTATCGAGCAAGTGTTAAAAATCGAAAAAGACTACAAACGGGTTAGCCGCGAATATCGTCACGGACAGGCCAGCGAAGTAGCTGTTCCTACCCCTAATGGCGTAGTTTATTTTGGTGAACATCATCCGGTGGTTTTAATTGCTGGACCTTGTGCAGTGGAAAGTGAAGCCGCCATTGTCTCTACAGCCAAGCGTATTAAAGCCGCAGGAGGTTCATTACTACGAGGAGGCGCTTATAAACCTCGCACTTCTCCCTATGCTTTTCAAGGTCATGGCGAGAGTGCTTTAGAAATGTTGGCTATTGCTCGAGAAGCCTCGGGTTTAGGCATTATTACAGAAGTCATGGATACGGCTGATGTGAGTCGAGTGGCTAAGGTGGCTGATATTATTCAGGTGGGCGCTCGCAATATGCAAAATTTTTCGCTCCTAAAAAAAGTTGGGGCGCAAGATAAACCCGTGTTGCTCAAACGGGGACCTTCTGCCACGATTGATGAGTGGTTGATGGCGGCTGAGTATATTGTGGCTGCGGGGAATCCTAATGTAATTCTTTGTGAGCGAGGAATTCGGACATTTGACCGTCAATACACCCGTAATCTTTTGGATCTATCGGCTGTACCGGTTTTGCGCTCCCTGACTCATCTACCCATTGCTATTGATCCCAGTCATGGTACGGGTAAGTCCCAGTTAGTACCAACAATGGCGAAAGCCGCTATGGCAGTGGGAGCAGATTCTTTAATGATTGAAGTCCATCCTAATCCCGCTAAAGCTTTATCTGATGGACCTCAATCTCTAACGCCAGACCAATTTGAGGCACTCAGCAAGGAGTTAGAGATGGTGGGAAAAGTCCTTAATCGTTGGCCTCAACCGGTTGCGGCTTTAGTTTAA
- a CDS encoding sensor histidine kinase — protein sequence MNFQLPQKAEDEAFFSKYLVNFINEAVCCLGENAQFIYVNEATCRLLRYSRQELLSMRLKDLIEGYSSETIDLWQSEQQDALNCLLRTKDEQILSVTINIAYIQESEREFCCACIRETEKNTTSDTSDRGKISDFKPLQQKNLQTELTKTVSLLQKAFDSAAYGIIAVSFEGEVLSYNQKFSQMWQLPGSMILSKDSQDCQNFFANKLKNPESFRSSVWEISRESAEETFDILELKDSRTFLQESKPLLQGEKIIGRVWSIWDISEFRQQSSQIYGQLQENQPLISDESQKPVKIEQSLEEENQQLSELRARFFSTMCHQFRSFLNIISFSNSLLRRYVDKGEDKKKLPYLDNIQTAVEQISNLLDRLIFLGKSELGQLKCEPTVGDLDKWCQNLIAQIKPMTDSKQQMIKYSCAELVPHPSQGNFNSAQVDWELLSQILTNLLSNAIKYSPNSSTIEFKLFSQKTKYIFEIKDPGIGIPREELARIYEPFYRATNVNSISGSGLGLAIVRNLVQVYGGQIEIESIVNQGTTVIVTIPSEF from the coding sequence ATGAATTTCCAATTACCACAGAAGGCAGAAGACGAGGCTTTTTTTTCTAAGTATCTCGTTAACTTCATCAACGAGGCTGTGTGTTGTTTGGGAGAAAATGCTCAGTTTATTTATGTCAATGAAGCAACTTGCAGATTACTGAGGTATTCTCGACAAGAATTGCTTTCTATGAGGCTAAAGGATTTAATAGAAGGTTATAGCTCCGAAACGATAGATCTATGGCAAAGCGAACAGCAAGACGCTTTGAACTGCTTACTTCGGACGAAAGACGAGCAAATTTTATCAGTGACGATTAATATCGCTTATATTCAAGAAAGTGAGCGAGAATTTTGTTGTGCCTGTATTAGAGAAACTGAAAAAAATACCACCAGCGATACAAGCGATAGAGGAAAAATTAGCGACTTCAAGCCATTACAACAGAAAAACCTACAAACCGAACTAACAAAAACAGTTTCTTTATTACAAAAAGCTTTTGATTCAGCCGCTTACGGAATTATTGCTGTTAGTTTTGAGGGAGAAGTTCTCAGCTACAATCAAAAATTTTCTCAAATGTGGCAACTGCCAGGGTCTATGATTTTATCTAAAGATTCTCAGGATTGTCAAAATTTTTTTGCTAACAAGCTTAAAAATCCCGAAAGTTTCCGTTCTTCTGTCTGGGAAATCTCTAGAGAATCTGCTGAAGAAACTTTTGATATTCTAGAGTTAAAAGATAGCAGAACTTTTCTCCAAGAATCTAAACCCTTGTTACAGGGAGAAAAAATCATTGGCCGAGTATGGAGTATTTGGGATATTAGCGAATTTAGACAACAAAGCTCACAAATATATGGGCAATTACAGGAAAATCAGCCACTGATTTCCGACGAGAGCCAAAAACCTGTAAAAATTGAGCAATCTCTCGAAGAAGAAAATCAACAACTCAGCGAACTAAGAGCGCGTTTTTTTTCGACAATGTGTCACCAGTTTCGCTCTTTTTTAAATATTATTTCATTTTCTAATAGTTTACTCAGACGTTATGTAGACAAAGGGGAAGACAAGAAAAAATTACCCTATCTTGATAATATTCAAACGGCAGTGGAACAGATCAGCAATTTATTAGATAGACTCATCTTTTTAGGAAAATCCGAACTCGGACAATTAAAATGTGAGCCAACAGTGGGAGATTTAGACAAATGGTGTCAGAATTTAATAGCACAAATCAAGCCGATGACTGATAGTAAACAACAAATGATTAAATATAGCTGTGCGGAACTCGTTCCGCACCCCAGTCAAGGCAATTTTAATTCTGCACAGGTAGACTGGGAACTTCTCAGCCAAATTTTGACGAATTTACTCTCAAATGCCATCAAATATAGTCCCAACTCTAGCACAATAGAATTTAAACTTTTTTCTCAGAAAACTAAATACATTTTTGAAATTAAAGATCCCGGAATTGGTATTCCTAGAGAGGAACTGGCAAGAATTTATGAGCCATTTTATCGTGCCACCAATGTTAATAGTATATCGGGGAGCGGCTTAGGGTTAGCCATCGTTAGAAATCTGGTACAGGTTTATGGGGGTCAAATTGAGATAGAAAGCATAGTCAATCAAGGCACTACAGTTATTGTCACTATTCCCTCGGAATTTTAA
- the trpD gene encoding anthranilate phosphoribosyltransferase codes for MSLTITHSYPLADSVTPDAQVWSDLLKQLLSGESLSIPQAADLMQGWLTQSISPALGGAILAALTAKGVSAQELLGMVQVLYAQPTILHSPLAGAWPAPVIDTCGTGGDGASTFNISTAVAFVAAAAGVKVAKHGNRSASSKAGSADVLEVLGVNLNASPNQSMAAVDEVGITFLYAPGWHPALRSVAALRKELKIRTIFNLIGPLVNPFQPTGQVVGVCDAALVETFAQVLRQLSRKRAIVVYGREKLDEAGLGDYSDLAILSNQTIETIKLGPCSLGIEPAPITALRGGNVQENAEILKAVLQGKGTKAQQDVVALNAALALFVGEAIPGEADLHNLANGFELAQTILKSGEAWSKLEQLAQFLTNE; via the coding sequence ATGTCCTTGACAATTACACACTCTTACCCATTAGCCGATTCAGTTACCCCTGATGCACAGGTTTGGTCAGACTTGCTCAAACAATTACTATCTGGTGAATCCCTGTCAATTCCTCAAGCGGCGGATTTGATGCAAGGATGGTTGACTCAAAGCATTTCTCCGGCCCTAGGAGGCGCAATTTTAGCCGCACTCACTGCTAAAGGAGTATCAGCACAAGAGTTATTGGGAATGGTACAGGTTTTGTACGCCCAACCTACTATACTTCATAGCCCTTTAGCCGGGGCATGGCCTGCTCCTGTCATTGACACCTGTGGCACAGGAGGGGATGGGGCATCAACCTTTAATATTTCTACGGCAGTGGCTTTTGTCGCGGCGGCGGCAGGGGTTAAAGTGGCTAAACATGGTAATCGTTCAGCCTCTTCTAAGGCAGGTTCGGCAGATGTATTAGAAGTGTTAGGCGTTAACCTTAATGCTAGTCCTAATCAATCCATGGCCGCCGTCGATGAAGTGGGTATTACCTTTTTGTATGCCCCTGGTTGGCATCCTGCCTTAAGAAGCGTTGCCGCCCTGCGAAAAGAATTGAAAATCCGCACGATTTTTAATTTGATTGGGCCTTTGGTTAACCCTTTTCAACCAACCGGGCAAGTTGTGGGGGTTTGTGATGCGGCTTTAGTAGAGACATTTGCTCAAGTTCTGCGACAATTGAGCCGCAAAAGAGCGATCGTAGTTTACGGACGGGAAAAACTCGACGAAGCCGGGTTAGGAGATTACAGTGATCTAGCAATTTTGTCAAATCAAACCATTGAAACGATCAAATTAGGTCCCTGTTCTCTAGGTATTGAACCGGCACCGATTACGGCGCTACGGGGTGGGAATGTTCAAGAAAACGCCGAAATCCTAAAAGCTGTGCTACAAGGTAAAGGCACTAAAGCGCAGCAGGATGTCGTAGCTTTAAATGCGGCTTTAGCGCTGTTCGTGGGTGAAGCTATCCCAGGTGAAGCGGACCTGCACAATTTGGCTAATGGGTTTGAATTGGCACAAACTATCTTAAAAAGTGGAGAAGCTTGGAGCAAGTTAGAACAATTAGCTCAATTTTTAACAAATGAATAG
- a CDS encoding response regulator transcription factor translates to MTRILLIEDDDLNCTLLQECLESEGFHIISAENGLQGLQQARQHLPDLILCDIMMPELDGYSVLLQLRQDPITAFIPFIFLTAKTTKAEQRRGMELGADDYLTKPLTAEEVIAAVEARLERKAMLERCYFAKCHNILDPISTQNPQDQEPESIFPARSIFHEVFDFIEANYNREITLSEVAQAVGYSPAYLTNRLKRETGRTVNRWIIERRMVEACALLRNTNWSVEQIATTVGYLNVSYFFRQFRQYKGTTPKAWREKEMQSAY, encoded by the coding sequence ATGACTAGAATTTTGTTAATTGAGGATGATGATCTCAATTGTACTTTATTACAAGAATGTCTTGAGTCTGAAGGGTTTCATATTATTAGTGCAGAAAATGGTTTACAAGGACTTCAGCAAGCAAGACAACACCTGCCTGATCTGATTCTGTGCGATATCATGATGCCAGAATTAGATGGTTATAGTGTGTTGCTTCAACTGCGACAAGACCCCATTACAGCGTTTATTCCCTTTATTTTTCTGACGGCGAAAACCACCAAGGCCGAGCAGCGCCGAGGAATGGAACTCGGAGCAGATGATTATCTCACTAAACCTCTGACAGCCGAAGAAGTCATCGCAGCCGTAGAGGCGCGGCTTGAAAGAAAGGCGATGCTAGAACGCTGTTATTTTGCCAAATGTCACAATATTTTAGACCCCATATCCACTCAAAACCCCCAAGACCAAGAACCAGAATCTATTTTTCCAGCTAGGTCTATTTTTCATGAAGTTTTTGATTTTATAGAGGCTAATTATAATCGAGAGATTACTTTATCCGAGGTAGCGCAAGCAGTGGGTTATTCTCCCGCTTACCTCACCAATCGGCTCAAACGAGAAACCGGACGGACAGTCAACCGGTGGATTATTGAGCGACGGATGGTAGAAGCCTGTGCTTTACTGAGAAATACTAATTGGTCGGTAGAACAAATTGCTACCACTGTTGGCTATTTAAATGTTAGTTATTTCTTTCGCCAATTTCGTCAATACAAGGGAACGACACCGAAAGCTTGGAGAGAAAAAGAGATGCAGTCTGCCTATTAA
- the trpB gene encoding tryptophan synthase subunit beta codes for MISIINNENTTFQTKQRPDHLGRFGKFGGKYVPETLMPALDELETAFNQYKNDPDFQNELQQLLQDYVGRPSPLYFAERLTEYYKKPDGTGAQIYLKREDLNHTGAHKINNALAQVLLAKRMGKRRIIAETGAGQHGVATATACARFGLECVVYMGIHDMERQALNVFRMKLMGATVSPVSAGTGTLKDATSEAIRDWVTNVENTHYILGSVAGPHPYPMLVRDFHAIIGQETRAQSAAKWGGLPDILLACVGGGSNAIGLFHEFVNEPTVRLIGIEAAGEGVDSAKHAATLTRGRVGVLHGAMSYLLQDEDGQVIEAHSISAGLDYPGVGPEHSYLKEIQRAEYYSVTDEQALAAFERVSRLEGIIPALETAHAFAYLETLCPQLEGSPRLVINCSGRGDKDVQTVANLFKIKN; via the coding sequence ATGATTAGCATCATCAATAACGAAAACACCACTTTTCAAACAAAACAGCGACCCGATCATCTAGGACGATTTGGAAAATTTGGCGGCAAATACGTCCCAGAAACCTTAATGCCCGCCTTAGACGAACTAGAAACCGCCTTCAATCAATACAAAAACGATCCCGACTTTCAAAACGAACTACAACAACTCTTACAAGACTACGTTGGACGGCCCAGCCCTTTATACTTTGCCGAACGTCTAACCGAATACTATAAAAAACCCGACGGCACAGGGGCCCAAATATACCTCAAGCGGGAAGACTTAAACCATACCGGTGCCCACAAAATTAACAACGCATTAGCCCAAGTCCTACTCGCTAAACGCATGGGGAAACGGCGTATTATTGCCGAAACTGGAGCCGGACAACATGGAGTAGCCACAGCTACTGCTTGCGCTCGTTTTGGTTTAGAATGCGTGGTCTATATGGGCATTCATGACATGGAACGGCAAGCCCTCAATGTGTTTCGCATGAAATTAATGGGAGCTACAGTCTCTCCGGTATCGGCAGGTACAGGAACCCTCAAAGATGCCACTTCTGAAGCGATCCGAGATTGGGTAACGAATGTCGAAAATACCCACTATATTTTAGGTTCTGTTGCCGGACCTCATCCCTACCCCATGTTAGTTCGGGACTTCCACGCTATTATTGGCCAAGAAACTCGCGCTCAAAGTGCGGCAAAATGGGGGGGTTTACCGGATATCCTTCTCGCTTGCGTGGGTGGCGGTTCTAATGCCATCGGATTGTTTCATGAATTTGTGAATGAGCCTACAGTACGATTGATCGGTATTGAGGCAGCAGGGGAAGGCGTTGACTCAGCAAAACACGCGGCGACGCTAACGCGAGGAAGAGTTGGGGTTTTACATGGAGCCATGAGCTACCTATTACAAGATGAAGATGGGCAAGTGATAGAAGCTCATTCTATTAGTGCTGGGCTAGATTATCCCGGAGTCGGGCCCGAACATAGTTATTTAAAAGAAATTCAACGGGCGGAATATTACAGTGTTACTGATGAGCAGGCATTAGCCGCCTTTGAGAGGGTTTCTCGCTTAGAGGGCATTATACCGGCTCTAGAAACGGCTCATGCTTTTGCTTATTTAGAAACCCTTTGCCCGCAACTCGAAGGCAGTCCCCGCCTTGTGATTAACTGTTCTGGACGGGGTGATAAAGACGTGCAAACTGTCGCTAATCTATTCAAAATAAAAAATTAA
- the trpA gene encoding tryptophan synthase subunit alpha produces MNNSIANRFKLLKSRNQCAMIPFITAGDPDLETTAAALKILDQNGADFIELGIPYSDPLADGPIIQAAATRALQKGTQLEQVLELVNAVSPSLTAPIILFTYYNPILNRGIKTFLAQIAAVGVKGLVIPDLPVDEASEILEIAATYGIEIILLVAPTSSRARIETIAQKSQGFIYLVSVTGVTGMRSQIQARVKNLLSEIRDITDKPIGIGFGISNTEQAKELKKWGADAIIVGSAIVKRLANNNPSEGLQEIEKFVRELKTAITDESLVVSH; encoded by the coding sequence ATGAATAACTCTATTGCCAATCGTTTTAAACTCTTAAAATCCCGTAATCAGTGTGCGATGATCCCCTTTATCACCGCCGGCGACCCTGATTTAGAAACCACCGCAGCCGCACTAAAAATATTAGATCAAAACGGGGCTGACTTCATAGAATTAGGAATACCCTATAGCGATCCTCTGGCAGACGGACCCATTATTCAAGCGGCAGCAACCCGTGCATTACAAAAAGGCACACAACTAGAACAAGTTCTAGAATTAGTCAACGCCGTCAGTCCCAGCTTAACAGCCCCCATTATTTTATTCACCTACTACAACCCCATTTTAAATCGAGGAATCAAAACCTTTCTAGCTCAAATCGCCGCAGTAGGAGTCAAAGGATTAGTGATACCCGATCTCCCTGTCGATGAAGCATCAGAAATTCTTGAAATCGCTGCCACCTACGGCATAGAAATCATCTTGCTAGTGGCTCCCACCTCTTCAAGAGCCAGAATAGAAACCATCGCCCAAAAATCCCAAGGATTCATCTACCTCGTCAGCGTAACCGGAGTAACCGGAATGCGCTCACAAATCCAAGCAAGAGTCAAAAATTTACTATCTGAAATTAGAGACATTACCGACAAACCCATCGGTATAGGCTTCGGAATATCCAATACTGAACAAGCAAAAGAATTAAAAAAATGGGGTGCCGATGCGATTATTGTCGGTAGCGCCATTGTCAAACGTTTAGCAAACAATAACCCAAGCGAAGGACTCCAAGAGATAGAAAAATTTGTTCGTGAACTCAAAACAGCAATAACTGATGAGTCATTAGTTGTTAGTCATTAG
- the tyrA gene encoding bifunctional chorismate mutase/prephenate dehydrogenase: MLKQIDRDLIELLAKKIALLKAEKQPETHNEEIADVSQLLAEMEVPEFVWKSITLNCVAASGVIKQPKTPVKSRRVTIIGGHGKMGRFFTVALQAAGHQVSILEHSDWDKAPQLITNAELVLICVNIEHTLSVVRQAAPYLSASTIVADITSFKSMIVPSILELHSGPVLSLHPMFGPGVQSFLSQNIIVCEGRHLEACQWFLDFMEKEGGKLTFCSLAEHDRMMTIVQVIRHFAMFGLGVFLAEENVNLEQSLNFASPLYRLQLDLIGRLFATDGSLSLKIMLSQWEGRQLIEKFAKTYSRLARLVNDEERTILEQEFESTRGFFQEQIERTLTESDHIIGSLSVFLAQKEVRGGLKPKKSLKIKQAA, from the coding sequence ATGCTGAAACAAATTGATCGAGATTTAATTGAATTACTCGCTAAAAAAATAGCCCTTTTGAAAGCGGAAAAACAGCCAGAAACCCATAACGAGGAAATCGCCGATGTGTCTCAATTATTAGCCGAGATGGAGGTTCCGGAATTTGTTTGGAAAAGTATTACTCTTAATTGTGTTGCGGCTAGTGGTGTGATCAAGCAGCCAAAAACACCAGTAAAATCGAGGCGAGTGACGATTATTGGCGGTCATGGTAAGATGGGACGCTTTTTTACTGTGGCGCTTCAAGCGGCGGGACATCAGGTCAGTATTCTAGAACATTCTGATTGGGATAAGGCACCGCAATTAATTACCAATGCAGAACTTGTCTTAATTTGTGTCAATATTGAACATACTTTGTCGGTAGTTAGGCAAGCCGCACCCTATCTGAGTGCCTCGACGATTGTGGCCGATATTACTAGCTTTAAAAGTATGATCGTTCCATCAATATTAGAACTTCATTCTGGCCCTGTTTTGAGTTTACATCCGATGTTTGGGCCTGGTGTTCAATCCTTTTTATCTCAAAATATTATTGTCTGTGAAGGTCGTCACTTAGAAGCTTGTCAATGGTTTTTGGACTTCATGGAAAAGGAAGGAGGAAAATTGACATTTTGTTCCCTCGCCGAACATGACCGAATGATGACGATTGTTCAAGTAATTCGACATTTTGCTATGTTTGGTTTAGGGGTGTTTCTAGCCGAGGAAAATGTCAATTTAGAGCAGAGTTTAAATTTTGCTAGTCCTTTGTATCGCCTACAGCTTGATCTGATCGGTCGTTTATTTGCTACGGATGGTTCTTTATCTTTAAAGATTATGCTATCTCAGTGGGAAGGACGACAACTTATCGAAAAATTCGCCAAGACTTATAGCCGTTTAGCTAGGTTAGTCAATGATGAAGAACGAACCATCCTAGAGCAAGAATTTGAATCTACTCGTGGCTTTTTTCAGGAACAGATTGAGCGTACTTTGACCGAAAGTGATCATATTATTGGAAGTTTAAGCGTGTTTTTAGCCCAAAAAGAAGTTAGAGGCGGCTTAAAACCCAAAAAATCTCTTAAAATCAAGCAAGCTGCTTAA
- the trpC gene encoding indole-3-glycerol phosphate synthase TrpC: MQAFSPLSSQTSPQKTPNILAKIVRQKKQEIEQLYSQHSLKELESSIHQYSLPKNFRLALHQGVMQPSLIAEVKKASPSKGIIREDFDPVEIATAYERNQAACLSVLTDEKFFCGSFENLLRVRQNVSLPLLCKEFIIDPIQIYWARKHGADAILLIAAILSDQQIQSFLKLIHRLGMEALIEVHTLGELDRVLKLSEVRLIGINNRNLEDFSVDLKTTQQLIAQRKEQIENLGITLVSESGIHTKSDLDFVLACGADAVLIGESLVKQIDIKTAIKNLYSH; the protein is encoded by the coding sequence ATGCAAGCTTTTTCCCCCTTATCATCTCAAACATCCCCCCAAAAAACGCCTAATATATTAGCCAAAATAGTCCGACAAAAAAAGCAGGAAATTGAACAACTGTACTCTCAACATTCCTTAAAAGAATTAGAGTCATCTATTCATCAATATTCTCTGCCCAAAAATTTCCGACTTGCCCTCCACCAAGGGGTCATGCAACCTAGCTTAATTGCCGAAGTCAAAAAAGCTTCCCCAAGTAAAGGCATCATACGAGAAGATTTTGACCCTGTAGAAATTGCCACAGCTTATGAACGAAACCAAGCCGCTTGTTTATCAGTGCTAACCGATGAAAAATTCTTCTGTGGAAGTTTTGAAAACTTGCTCAGAGTGCGGCAAAATGTATCATTACCTTTACTGTGTAAAGAATTCATCATTGATCCCATCCAAATATATTGGGCAAGAAAGCATGGTGCTGATGCAATATTGCTAATTGCGGCGATTTTATCAGACCAACAAATTCAATCTTTTCTGAAACTGATTCATCGTTTAGGAATGGAAGCCCTAATTGAAGTACATACTTTAGGCGAATTAGATCGCGTCTTAAAGCTTTCTGAAGTACGATTAATAGGAATTAACAATCGTAACTTAGAGGATTTTTCTGTAGATCTTAAAACCACACAGCAACTTATTGCTCAAAGAAAAGAACAGATCGAAAATTTAGGCATAACCCTTGTAAGTGAGTCGGGTATCCATACAAAGTCTGATTTGGATTTTGTCCTAGCTTGTGGAGCGGATGCTGTTTTAATCGGAGAATCTTTAGTCAAACAGATTGATATCAAAACAGCCATTAAAAACCTTTATAGTCATTAG